A single window of Rhodococcus jostii RHA1 DNA harbors:
- a CDS encoding MFS transporter — MNVSAVTHDSPTTATPTEVAKTPKKAALASFLGSALEYYDFFIYGSAAALVFGHTFFPAGNDAIGTVAALATFGVGYVARPVGGIVLGHFGDKLGRKKILLLTLLIMGLSSLAIGFLPTYEQIGIAAPILLVLCRLAQGFSAGGEAAGASTLTLEHSPEGRRAFFTSFTMTGYAAGMVLATLVFIPVAALPKDQLDSWGWRIPFWCSAVMLVVAYFVRTKLDETPVFEESREHAEVQKLPVVTVVTTQWRDVLRIALCSLFAVGQTVFTVFGLAYATGPDVGIDRTTMLWASSVSIAGSIVAIPLLAKLSDRVGRRPVWITGALGCAVTIFGYFWAISVGSIPLIFLAALLTMTLFYSMVNGLWPSFFTEMFAAPVRYSGFAVGTQIGFLIAGFAPAIGWALLGTGVNAWVPVAVFTALCMLVSSVAAFTARETYRVPLADLGRPSPPRE, encoded by the coding sequence ATGAACGTATCCGCCGTCACGCACGACAGCCCGACGACCGCGACACCCACCGAGGTCGCGAAGACGCCGAAGAAGGCGGCACTCGCGTCGTTCCTCGGCAGTGCACTCGAGTACTACGACTTCTTCATCTACGGATCCGCCGCCGCCCTGGTCTTCGGGCACACGTTCTTCCCGGCGGGCAACGACGCGATCGGGACGGTCGCCGCGCTCGCGACGTTCGGGGTGGGCTACGTGGCCCGGCCCGTCGGCGGAATCGTGCTGGGACATTTCGGAGACAAGCTGGGCCGCAAGAAGATTCTGCTGCTGACGCTGCTCATCATGGGTCTGTCCAGTCTCGCGATCGGGTTCCTGCCCACGTACGAGCAGATCGGCATCGCCGCCCCGATACTCCTCGTGCTGTGCCGCCTCGCACAGGGATTCTCCGCGGGCGGTGAGGCCGCCGGCGCCAGCACCCTCACGCTCGAGCACTCACCCGAGGGGCGACGGGCGTTCTTCACCAGTTTCACGATGACCGGATATGCCGCCGGGATGGTCCTCGCGACCCTCGTCTTCATCCCCGTGGCCGCGCTGCCGAAGGATCAACTCGACAGCTGGGGTTGGCGAATTCCGTTCTGGTGCAGCGCGGTGATGCTCGTGGTGGCCTACTTCGTGCGCACCAAGCTCGACGAGACCCCGGTGTTCGAGGAGTCACGCGAGCACGCGGAAGTGCAGAAGCTGCCCGTCGTCACCGTCGTGACCACCCAGTGGCGGGACGTCCTGCGGATCGCGCTGTGCTCGCTGTTCGCGGTCGGGCAGACGGTGTTCACGGTCTTCGGGCTCGCCTACGCCACCGGACCCGACGTCGGCATCGACCGCACCACGATGCTGTGGGCGTCGTCGGTGTCGATCGCAGGGTCCATCGTCGCGATCCCGCTGCTCGCCAAGCTGTCGGACCGCGTCGGACGTCGCCCCGTCTGGATCACCGGTGCCCTCGGGTGCGCCGTGACGATCTTCGGGTACTTCTGGGCCATCTCCGTCGGCTCCATTCCACTGATCTTCCTCGCCGCTCTGCTCACGATGACCCTGTTCTACTCGATGGTGAACGGCCTGTGGCCCAGCTTCTTCACCGAAATGTTCGCGGCGCCGGTGCGCTACTCCGGTTTCGCGGTCGGCACGCAGATCGGCTTCCTCATCGCCGGATTCGCCCCGGCGATCGGCTGGGCGCTGCTCGGTACCGGGGTGAACGCGTGGGTCCCCGTCGCGGTGTTCACTGCCCTCTGCATGCTGGTCTCGTCCGTCGCCGCCTTCACCGCCCGCGAGACGTACCGGGTGCCGCTGGCCGACCTCGGGCGTCCGTCGCCCCCGCGGGAGTAG